From the Spiroplasma alleghenense genome, one window contains:
- a CDS encoding PTS transporter subunit EIIC, whose translation MSKKIPNLDLSDEFFAKLLELIGGKENIVSATHCLSRLRLVLANPKKADIKEIEKLSGVKGVFNANGQFQIVFGTEVERVYKAFIKYTGLKEMSKEEIKDAVVNKASWFQKALNHMSEIFIPIIPVLVAGGLILGIRNIFEAVFDPNYFGGQYDALGNPILGWSMVNVSQFINGLNAFLWIPAQVCFWWIPVHVCWSIFKKMKADEILGIVIGLTLLVPPLLNVYEVFSQGFDSIWIWDIVATLKENGQDVTFNFGFMQYPWKIAYTAQVIPAIAIGVLGAYINLYMKKVTPGAVKQIVVPLVTILASFTIAMFIIGPAGYIVGSLIGAGFQWALTDGIAKYFFAIIIGGMHATLVLTGVHHLLNAVMIQNVASSGGDFIFLSIVSQSIAQGAAVLGWMIVNWKKNENVKEVGASALTSAWLAVTEPAMYAVNLKYMYPFVAASIGAAVGLEICVVAGVSANSIGNGAWLGILSVQIQSGINGVTTWPGTAFTWFMIAGLTNTALTIVLTIAFSKIKYFQKFDLEFAAADALIETSTKTKKKDNKNIENVKSQELKNV comes from the coding sequence CCTAAGCGATGAATTTTTTGCTAAACTCTTAGAGTTGATTGGTGGCAAAGAAAATATTGTTTCAGCAACTCATTGTTTATCTCGTTTGCGCTTAGTTTTAGCAAATCCTAAAAAAGCTGACATCAAAGAGATTGAAAAACTCTCTGGGGTAAAAGGGGTTTTTAATGCGAACGGTCAGTTCCAAATTGTTTTTGGTACCGAAGTTGAGCGAGTTTACAAAGCCTTTATTAAATATACTGGCTTAAAAGAAATGAGCAAAGAAGAAATTAAAGATGCAGTAGTTAACAAGGCTAGTTGATTTCAAAAAGCTTTAAATCATATGTCAGAAATCTTTATTCCAATCATTCCGGTTTTAGTAGCTGGGGGATTAATATTGGGGATAAGAAATATTTTCGAAGCTGTTTTTGACCCTAATTATTTTGGTGGTCAATATGACGCTTTAGGAAATCCTATTTTAGGATGAAGTATGGTTAATGTAAGTCAATTCATTAATGGATTAAATGCCTTCTTATGAATTCCGGCGCAAGTTTGTTTTTGATGAATTCCGGTTCACGTTTGTTGATCGATTTTCAAAAAAATGAAAGCTGATGAAATTTTAGGAATTGTAATCGGACTAACATTATTAGTACCACCATTATTAAATGTTTATGAAGTATTCTCACAAGGTTTTGATTCTATTTGAATCTGAGATATTGTTGCAACCTTAAAAGAGAACGGTCAAGACGTTACTTTTAATTTCGGGTTCATGCAATATCCTTGAAAAATAGCTTATACCGCTCAAGTGATTCCGGCAATTGCTATTGGGGTATTGGGAGCTTATATCAATTTATATATGAAAAAAGTAACACCAGGAGCTGTAAAACAAATTGTAGTTCCGTTAGTAACAATTTTAGCAAGTTTCACAATTGCAATGTTTATCATTGGACCTGCAGGTTATATTGTTGGTAGTTTAATTGGGGCTGGATTTCAATGAGCACTAACTGACGGAATTGCTAAATATTTCTTCGCTATCATAATTGGGGGTATGCATGCCACTTTGGTATTAACCGGAGTGCACCACTTATTAAATGCGGTTATGATTCAAAATGTAGCAAGTTCTGGAGGAGACTTTATTTTCTTAAGTATTGTTTCTCAAAGTATCGCCCAAGGAGCCGCGGTTCTGGGTTGAATGATTGTTAATTGAAAGAAAAATGAAAACGTTAAAGAGGTTGGGGCTTCAGCATTAACAAGTGCTTGGCTTGCTGTTACTGAACCGGCAATGTATGCGGTTAACTTAAAATATATGTATCCTTTTGTAGCGGCCTCAATTGGTGCAGCTGTTGGTTTAGAAATTTGTGTTGTCGCTGGGGTAAGTGCTAACAGTATTGGTAATGGGGCTTGATTGGGAATCTTGAGTGTGCAAATTCAGTCAGGAATTAATGGAGTAACCACTTGACCAGGAACTGCGTTTACTTGATTCATGATTGCTGGATTAACAAATACGGCATTAACAATTGTGTTAACAATTGCCTTTAGTAAAATTAAGTACTTCCAAAAGTTTGATTTAGAATTTGCAGCAGCAGATGCTTTAATTGAAACTAGTACTAAAACAAAGAAAAAAGATAATAAAAATATAGAAAATGTAAAATCACAGGAGTTAAAAAATGTTTAA
- a CDS encoding alpha,alpha-phosphotrehalase, which yields MFNDKIVYQVFPKTFYDAKNTGAGQLAGVTAKLDYLKELGIDYIWISPFFKSDFVDGGYDVIDYYQIDPSMGDEKELANLIKEADNKGMKIIMDMVLNHTSTKSAWFQAALKGDKYYQDFYFFKKPVNNQPPTNWLSKFGGSAWEYVEKLDMYYLHVFSKEQADLNWANPEVQKEILKVLNYWIAKGAGGFRFDVCNLYGKPEVFEDSINSDGREFYTDSEINEKYFEIINKLALKKASEPLLTVGELSSTSKEKAANYAQEDYSQLSMIFNFHHLKVDFKNNQKWNLCDVDFKKFKDLLIEWQLYFQERKSGHTLFLNNHDQPRAISRFGNDNKYWKESAKMLAALVQLMKGTVFIYQGEEIGMTNYPFESLDDFIDSESVGQIKALIKAGNSEDLTLKIMKQKSRDHSRTAMQWSGKTNAGFNQGQKLDKILLNPNYKTINVVSQKNDSDSILKFYQDLIKLRKNNLEIIDGVIRFLQTSDEIIAYERILESSKITVVANISVKEVNFKTDLKSEKIILNNYTDFNQKLKPYQVVVFKESY from the coding sequence ATGTTTAATGATAAAATAGTCTATCAGGTTTTTCCTAAAACCTTTTATGACGCTAAAAATACTGGGGCAGGACAATTAGCGGGAGTTACTGCTAAGCTTGATTATTTAAAAGAACTAGGAATTGACTACATTTGAATCTCGCCATTTTTTAAATCTGATTTTGTTGATGGAGGTTATGATGTAATTGATTACTATCAAATCGATCCAAGTATGGGAGATGAAAAAGAACTAGCTAATTTAATTAAAGAAGCCGATAATAAAGGTATGAAAATTATTATGGATATGGTTTTAAATCATACTAGTACTAAAAGTGCTTGATTTCAAGCGGCTTTAAAAGGGGATAAGTATTATCAAGATTTTTACTTCTTTAAAAAACCGGTAAATAATCAACCACCAACAAACTGATTAAGTAAGTTTGGGGGTAGTGCTTGAGAATATGTTGAAAAATTGGATATGTATTATTTGCATGTCTTTTCTAAAGAACAAGCTGATTTAAACTGAGCGAATCCTGAAGTACAAAAAGAAATTTTAAAAGTTTTAAATTATTGAATCGCCAAGGGAGCTGGGGGATTTCGTTTTGATGTTTGCAATCTTTATGGAAAACCAGAAGTATTTGAAGATTCTATTAATAGTGATGGTCGTGAGTTTTATACTGACTCAGAGATTAATGAAAAATACTTTGAAATCATAAATAAGCTGGCATTAAAAAAAGCTAGCGAACCACTATTGACTGTCGGGGAATTATCTTCAACTAGTAAAGAAAAAGCCGCCAATTATGCTCAAGAAGATTATTCACAACTTTCAATGATTTTTAATTTTCATCATTTAAAAGTTGACTTTAAAAATAATCAAAAGTGAAATCTTTGTGATGTTGATTTTAAAAAGTTTAAGGACTTATTAATTGAATGACAACTTTATTTTCAAGAACGTAAAAGTGGTCACACCTTATTTTTAAACAATCATGATCAACCTCGAGCAATTTCTCGATTTGGTAATGATAATAAATATTGAAAAGAATCTGCTAAAATGCTAGCAGCCCTGGTTCAATTAATGAAGGGTACTGTTTTCATTTATCAAGGTGAAGAAATAGGGATGACAAATTATCCATTTGAAAGTTTAGATGATTTTATTGACTCTGAGTCAGTTGGTCAAATTAAGGCTTTAATAAAAGCTGGCAATAGTGAAGATTTAACTTTAAAAATTATGAAGCAAAAATCTCGCGACCATTCTCGAACAGCAATGCAATGAAGTGGTAAAACTAATGCGGGATTTAACCAAGGACAAAAACTTGATAAGATTTTATTAAATCCTAACTATAAAACAATCAATGTGGTTAGTCAAAAAAATGATTCAGATTCTATCTTAAAGTTTTATCAAGATTTGATTAAACTACGTAAAAATAATTTAGAAATTATTGATGGAGTAATTAGATTTTTACAAACCAGTGATGAAATAATTGCATATGAAAGGATTTTAGAATCTTCAAAAATAACAGTTGTTGCCAACATCTCTGTCAAAGAGGTTAATTTCAAAACTGACCTTAAATCAGAAAAAATCATTTTAAATAATTACACTGACTTTAATCAGAAGTTAAAACCATACCAAGTCGTTGTGTTTAAGGAGTCTTATTAA
- a CDS encoding lipoprotein, with protein MKKILSILAAVGLTVSTSSAVIACSNDNSEISKSIKEIYNFKNPETKEGWQELANKFQDSFFAKALELGKNLGFEVEEAEEMSAEQVQQVMNTPDFQICFANQLAANYSIVKYFILEEDKETAQDIADELILWDVDVYSYIISTGGDTLEVSYKIIKQNREQVVKYWKELKSEIEKIKTS; from the coding sequence ATGAAAAAGATATTATCTATATTAGCAGCAGTAGGACTTACAGTATCTACTTCAAGCGCAGTAATTGCATGTAGCAATGATAACTCGGAAATATCAAAATCTATTAAGGAAATTTATAATTTTAAAAACCCCGAAACCAAAGAAGGTTGACAAGAATTGGCCAATAAATTTCAAGATTCGTTTTTTGCAAAAGCTTTAGAGCTTGGAAAAAATTTAGGATTTGAAGTAGAAGAGGCCGAGGAAATGAGTGCTGAACAGGTACAACAAGTTATGAACACCCCAGATTTTCAGATATGTTTTGCAAATCAATTGGCTGCCAATTATTCTATAGTGAAATATTTTATTTTGGAAGAAGATAAAGAAACTGCTCAAGATATTGCTGATGAATTAATTCTATGAGACGTGGATGTCTATAGCTATATCATTAGTACTGGAGGAGATACTTTAGAAGTTTCTTATAAAATTATTAAACAAAATAGAGAACAAGTAGTCAAATATTGGAAAGAATTGAAAAGTGAGATAGAAAAAATCAAAACCTCTTAA
- a CDS encoding MurR/RpiR family transcriptional regulator: protein MFKSVREVLKQVENSKNQEVHKQIAIKILQNFDQNIFLKQKELADSCFVSESTVTLFSKSLGYDGYRELYLRLKIESEYYNIKNDEKNSQSFQGNLKSIRNEMNQIFDFIDNQNEDLKIFIKEIKNSQSIHLFSSYEQVINAQNICDNLKRVCNHVSLEQIRHNHSKVLQSINKPDLVIFIISGIDNETIIQIYHNLLAQGVRTLVVASTSQAAKLIKPLALIELGTRGQEYVMSNIRNIAIEYIFSKIILNI, encoded by the coding sequence ATGTTTAAGTCAGTTAGAGAAGTTTTAAAACAAGTAGAGAATTCAAAGAATCAAGAAGTTCATAAACAAATAGCGATTAAAATACTACAAAATTTTGATCAAAATATATTTTTAAAGCAAAAGGAATTGGCAGACAGCTGTTTTGTTTCAGAATCTACTGTAACATTATTCTCTAAAAGTTTAGGCTATGATGGTTATCGTGAATTATACTTGCGCTTAAAAATTGAAAGTGAATACTATAATATCAAAAATGATGAAAAAAATTCTCAATCATTTCAGGGTAATTTAAAAAGCATCAGAAATGAAATGAATCAGATTTTTGATTTTATAGATAATCAAAATGAAGATTTAAAAATATTTATCAAAGAGATCAAAAACAGTCAGAGCATTCATTTATTTTCCAGCTATGAACAAGTGATAAACGCACAAAACATTTGTGACAACTTAAAGCGAGTTTGTAACCATGTCAGTTTAGAACAAATCCGCCATAATCATTCCAAAGTTTTACAATCAATAAATAAACCAGATTTAGTAATCTTTATTATCAGTGGTATTGATAATGAAACTATAATTCAAATTTATCACAACTTATTGGCACAAGGAGTTAGAACCTTAGTAGTAGCTTCAACTTCTCAAGCAGCTAAACTGATAAAGCCTTTAGCTCTCATAGAGTTGGGAACTCGTGGTCAAGAATATGTTATGTCAAACATTCGCAACATCGCAATTGAATATATTTTCTCAAAAATTATTTTAAACATTTAA
- a CDS encoding lipoprotein codes for MKKLLSILAAVGLTVSTSSAVVACGTDPKGVDKEMT; via the coding sequence ATGAAAAAACTATTATCAATATTAGCTGCTGTTGGATTAACAGTTTCTACTTCAAGTGCTGTTGTTGCTTGTGGTACTGATCCAAAAGGTGTAGACAAAGAAATGACTTAG
- a CDS encoding PTS glucose transporter subunit IIA, with amino-acid sequence MNVKKIYAPCDGEVFEISKLNDGVFSNKMLGDGIYIKPSSEVFSSIIDEGKMLQVFDTKHAYFFEVEKNFPPILMHIGLETVTLNGVPFNTFIENDTKVDLKSKIVKADLKYILKNKCKIETAIVLETNQEFDLKIIKTGKVKQGDLIMEVNQLEVKKQKDNNPVSPVSFAGKYDVIAKTVYDNVGGEKNFKDFSNCMTRLRLDVIDKSQVNEDVIKKIPIVKGVNWAGNELQIIVGGEVYKVKDAFGQYLLNKDKTSSTEVIPVTFKTKLMSFIQAVVIPMIPALIGGSMLQAFYTIFGDQLIGLYQAIPGGTFGTALLDYHWANVMFYIIAYPGTAFVGIFFLYNTIKYLGGNTVVAVLIGVTLISPYLFSGIEIVWFTLKVGQIQANFGIKGYPTSVIPLVAAGFLYYYTDKFIKTWMPTSVDIIFRHSLAVLFTCSMTFMVLGNALSVIELTIGYLISLFAYIPFGLGTAMFAFIWQPLVLTGAHSAVWTAVALPALNNSAVGIPVLFGTVFGVFGQMGATIGVASRTNNANLRSVAIGAIPGAIFGITEPIIYAVNLPKVKPFFAGCVGAFFGGIIYTGVFQGNWFLPNAQGIFSFLSVQGGALQYIGWTLAILTSIGVGCLFTIMIYNDRPNELKNTKKMNKLFAKTYAIAYNKPLSEVDSQFKDEFDKLVSYLDKDKFKSISEWEKIMKDLVKASVVAQKANAKDEKQKDKLSKKANHAYSKKNYEMVRKYNELFNEVDKNSKAFELDKIYFQKQVEVNDIISNLNKFQNEYLLIVDNLLNSFSEHEFKDKILLLQNNYYNTIHSLDIAYQVSDKKDDEFNIKMIKKLQGEKLKNEKLKIS; translated from the coding sequence ATGAATGTTAAAAAAATATATGCTCCCTGTGATGGGGAAGTATTTGAAATTTCAAAACTAAATGATGGTGTTTTTTCAAATAAAATGCTTGGTGATGGAATTTATATTAAACCAAGTAGCGAAGTATTCAGCTCAATTATTGACGAAGGTAAAATGCTGCAAGTATTTGATACTAAACATGCTTATTTTTTTGAAGTTGAAAAAAATTTTCCTCCAATTTTAATGCATATTGGTTTGGAAACAGTTACTTTAAATGGTGTTCCGTTTAATACTTTTATTGAAAATGATACTAAAGTTGATTTGAAAAGTAAAATAGTTAAAGCTGATTTAAAGTACATTTTAAAAAATAAATGTAAAATAGAGACCGCAATAGTTTTAGAAACTAACCAAGAATTCGATTTGAAAATTATCAAAACTGGAAAAGTAAAACAAGGTGATTTGATCATGGAGGTTAATCAACTAGAAGTTAAAAAGCAAAAAGATAATAATCCTGTTTCACCGGTTTCTTTTGCTGGTAAATATGATGTCATTGCAAAAACTGTTTACGATAATGTTGGTGGAGAGAAAAACTTCAAAGACTTTTCGAATTGTATGACTCGTTTGCGATTGGATGTAATTGATAAATCACAAGTTAACGAAGATGTTATCAAAAAAATTCCAATCGTTAAGGGAGTTAACTGAGCAGGTAATGAATTACAAATTATTGTTGGTGGAGAAGTTTATAAAGTTAAAGATGCTTTTGGACAATACCTTCTAAATAAAGACAAGACTTCTTCGACTGAAGTAATTCCTGTCACATTTAAAACTAAATTAATGTCTTTTATTCAAGCGGTTGTTATACCGATGATTCCCGCCTTGATTGGGGGAAGTATGCTCCAAGCATTCTATACAATTTTTGGAGATCAATTAATCGGACTTTACCAAGCTATTCCTGGTGGAACATTTGGAACTGCATTGCTAGATTATCATTGGGCGAATGTAATGTTCTACATAATTGCCTATCCGGGTACCGCATTTGTGGGAATATTCTTTTTATACAATACTATTAAATATTTAGGAGGCAATACGGTAGTTGCGGTTTTAATCGGGGTAACCCTAATAAGTCCTTACTTATTTTCAGGCATTGAAATTGTTTGATTCACATTGAAGGTGGGTCAAATCCAAGCTAATTTTGGAATTAAAGGATATCCAACTTCTGTAATACCTTTAGTGGCTGCGGGATTCTTGTATTACTATACTGATAAATTTATAAAAACTTGAATGCCAACAAGTGTTGATATTATTTTTAGACACTCATTAGCAGTATTGTTTACTTGTTCAATGACTTTTATGGTATTAGGAAATGCATTAAGCGTTATTGAATTAACAATTGGATACTTAATAAGTTTATTTGCCTATATTCCATTTGGATTGGGAACTGCAATGTTTGCATTTATTTGACAACCATTAGTATTAACCGGAGCTCACTCAGCTGTATGAACTGCTGTTGCACTACCAGCGCTTAATAATAGTGCCGTAGGAATTCCGGTATTATTTGGAACAGTATTTGGTGTCTTTGGTCAAATGGGAGCAACTATTGGAGTTGCGTCTCGTACTAATAATGCCAACCTACGTTCTGTAGCCATTGGTGCAATTCCGGGAGCAATATTTGGAATTACTGAACCAATTATTTACGCGGTTAATTTACCAAAAGTAAAACCTTTCTTTGCTGGATGTGTTGGAGCATTTTTTGGAGGAATTATTTATACTGGAGTCTTTCAAGGAAATTGGTTTTTACCAAATGCCCAGGGAATATTCTCTTTCCTATCAGTTCAAGGAGGAGCATTACAATATATTGGATGAACATTAGCGATATTAACAAGTATTGGGGTGGGTTGTTTATTTACAATAATGATATACAATGATCGCCCCAATGAATTAAAAAATACCAAAAAAATGAATAAGCTGTTTGCTAAAACTTATGCAATCGCTTATAACAAACCTTTAAGTGAAGTTGACAGTCAATTTAAAGACGAGTTTGATAAATTAGTTTCATACCTGGATAAAGATAAATTTAAATCAATCAGTGAGTGAGAAAAAATTATGAAAGATTTGGTTAAAGCTTCGGTTGTTGCTCAAAAAGCTAATGCAAAAGATGAAAAACAAAAAGATAAATTATCTAAAAAAGCAAACCATGCTTATAGCAAAAAAAATTATGAAATGGTCAGAAAATATAATGAACTATTTAATGAGGTTGATAAAAATTCAAAAGCTTTTGAGTTAGATAAAATTTATTTCCAAAAACAAGTTGAAGTAAATGATATTATAAGCAACTTAAATAAATTTCAAAATGAATATCTTTTGATAGTTGATAATTTACTAAATAGTTTTAGTGAACATGAATTTAAAGACAAAATA
- a CDS encoding lipoprotein codes for MKKILSILAAISLSATPTLSVVACGNGDNGYSKLRDLTDENIVLFFDEVGKDFSYEGDFVFLKDAEKIGTANSYNLISNLFIKKINELMSKKFKTKEKNYMGGVFFDEKIEDLKPLEEYHFTGYAKFVNLETRKVITIKGLNFTFKQTNDISVKDINEKILKDYLGYSNNYTSNNDESLTWSLLDEFRLEEPIKNGEKDKVRDELDIALNDDYYKTNIYKEYEYKVVVSDVERYETGLKYENQKFARVNASFTFSNLREAKTIETSFVMSTRMVYSN; via the coding sequence ATGAAAAAGATATTAAGTATTTTGGCAGCAATTTCGTTGTCAGCAACCCCAACATTAAGTGTTGTTGCTTGTGGAAACGGAGATAATGGATATTCAAAATTAAGAGATTTAACAGATGAGAATATTGTATTGTTTTTTGACGAGGTAGGAAAAGACTTTAGTTATGAAGGTGATTTTGTTTTCTTAAAAGACGCCGAGAAAATTGGAACGGCTAATTCATATAATTTAATTAGTAATTTATTTATAAAAAAAATTAATGAACTAATGAGCAAAAAATTTAAGACTAAAGAAAAAAATTATATGGGAGGAGTTTTCTTTGATGAAAAAATAGAAGACCTAAAACCGCTTGAAGAATATCATTTCACTGGTTACGCAAAATTTGTAAATTTAGAGACTAGAAAAGTAATAACTATTAAAGGATTAAATTTTACTTTTAAGCAAACTAATGATATTTCAGTAAAAGATATTAATGAGAAAATATTAAAGGACTATTTGGGTTATTCAAATAACTACACAAGCAATAACGACGAATCTTTAACTTGATCACTTCTTGATGAGTTTCGATTGGAAGAACCAATTAAAAACGGAGAAAAAGATAAAGTGAGAGATGAATTAGATATTGCTTTAAATGATGATTATTATAAAACAAATATTTATAAAGAATACGAATATAAAGTTGTTGTTAGTGATGTAGAAAGATACGAAACAGGACTTAAATATGAAAATCAAAAATTTGCCAGAGTAAATGCTTCGTTTACATTTTCAAATTTGAGGGAAGCCAAAACAATTGAAACTTCATTTGTAATGAGCACGAGAATGGTATATAGTAACTAG
- a CDS encoding glycoside hydrolase family 1 protein, whose translation MKKDNNKKLFPKDFLWSASTSAYQFEGAWNVDGKGPSVQDINENIPEGTTDFKVTSDHYNHLEEDVKLLAELGLKAYRFSIAWTRIIPDGDGEINQKGIDFYNRLINLLIKHKIEPIVTMYHFDIPAKLEDKDGWSNPKTIDAFVRFAKILFENYGDRVKYWLTINEQNMIILVGQIIGMKMPKSDNYLKSLYQMNHYMMLAQSKTMKLCHDLLPNAKIGPAPNISAIYPASSKPEDQIAAMNMSCLRNWLYLDAAVRGIYNPTVIAWLKKNNAMFDIKPGDMDILKSGKPDFIAFNYYNTSTAKMPESGIIKDQLTSQQKLKIEPDFYEQVDNPNLGKTQFGWEIDPTGFRTTFRETYDRYGLPLLVTENGLGAYDEITKDFKIHDDYRIEYYTKHIQAMKDAIDEGVEVIGYSPWSAIDLVSTHEGIKKRYGFVYVNRDEFDLKDLKRYKKDSFFWYQNLIRTNGESL comes from the coding sequence ATGAAAAAAGATAACAACAAAAAATTATTTCCCAAAGATTTTCTTTGAAGCGCTTCAACAAGCGCTTACCAATTTGAGGGAGCTTGAAATGTTGATGGCAAAGGTCCTAGCGTTCAAGATATTAATGAAAATATCCCTGAGGGTACCACTGATTTTAAAGTTACCTCAGATCACTATAACCATTTAGAAGAAGATGTTAAATTATTAGCCGAATTAGGTTTAAAAGCTTACCGCTTTTCAATCGCCTGAACAAGAATTATTCCTGATGGAGATGGAGAAATCAATCAAAAAGGAATTGATTTCTATAACCGTTTGATAAATTTATTAATTAAGCATAAAATTGAACCAATTGTTACTATGTATCACTTTGATATCCCTGCCAAATTAGAGGATAAGGATGGTTGAAGCAACCCTAAAACTATTGATGCTTTTGTTAGATTTGCTAAAATACTATTTGAAAATTATGGGGATCGAGTTAAATACTGATTAACTATTAACGAGCAAAACATGATTATTTTAGTAGGACAAATCATTGGAATGAAAATGCCAAAAAGTGATAACTATTTAAAATCACTTTACCAAATGAATCACTACATGATGTTAGCCCAATCTAAAACTATGAAGCTTTGCCATGATTTGCTTCCTAATGCAAAAATAGGACCAGCACCAAATATTTCAGCCATCTATCCAGCGTCAAGTAAACCTGAAGATCAAATTGCTGCTATGAATATGAGTTGCTTAAGAAATTGATTATATTTAGACGCAGCAGTTCGAGGAATTTACAACCCAACCGTAATTGCTTGATTGAAAAAAAATAATGCAATGTTTGATATTAAACCTGGTGATATGGATATTTTAAAATCAGGTAAACCAGACTTTATTGCCTTTAATTACTACAATACCTCAACTGCAAAAATGCCAGAATCTGGAATCATCAAAGATCAACTAACTAGTCAACAGAAATTAAAAATTGAACCAGACTTTTACGAACAAGTTGATAATCCAAATCTAGGAAAAACTCAATTTGGTTGAGAAATTGATCCAACTGGATTTAGAACAACATTTAGAGAAACCTACGATCGCTATGGATTGCCATTACTAGTAACGGAAAACGGACTTGGTGCTTATGATGAAATAACCAAAGACTTTAAAATTCATGATGACTATCGTATTGAATATTACACAAAACATATTCAAGCTATGAAAGATGCCATTGATGAAGGAGTTGAAGTAATAGGTTACAGTCCTTGAAGTGCTATTGATTTAGTTTCAACTCACGAAGGAATTAAAAAACGTTACGGGTTTGTTTATGTAAATCGTGATGAATTTGATTTAAAAGATTTAAAACGCTACAAAAAAGACAGTTTCTTTTGATATCAAAACTTGATTAGAACTAATGGAGAGTCTCTATAA
- a CDS encoding MerR family transcriptional regulator yields the protein MINIFDSKFIRRNAATSHKQITLYVGKGLLPKTIIKEENKIELNLEELNNLFKIKMLQKIGFSLDNIKVFLDNLTSERNLFLIFHDFLESEKKGLDKLVLTLNEIEQDNENLAKKEAFYFSNKIIIAPYIAIDVFEIKKKWFEDDEKKNFLRKWRKTFYSLFLNYESNLEIEKDKVIFEKLDSLDNFFSENSNFNSKIYFFSFINWLTCEPRYIKEMKRICKYNYSNEITNATIKWFCKKY from the coding sequence GTGATTAATATTTTCGATTCAAAATTTATCCGCAGAAATGCTGCAACCAGTCATAAGCAAATCACCTTGTATGTTGGTAAGGGATTGTTACCCAAAACGATTATTAAAGAAGAAAATAAAATAGAACTAAACTTAGAAGAGTTAAATAATTTATTTAAAATCAAAATGCTTCAAAAGATTGGGTTCTCATTAGACAACATCAAAGTTTTTCTTGACAACCTTACCAGCGAAAGAAATTTATTCTTAATATTTCATGATTTCTTAGAATCTGAAAAGAAGGGTTTGGATAAACTGGTGTTAACTTTGAATGAAATTGAACAAGACAATGAAAATCTAGCCAAAAAGGAAGCGTTTTATTTCAGCAATAAAATCATTATAGCTCCTTACATTGCGATTGATGTTTTTGAAATTAAGAAAAAATGGTTCGAAGATGATGAGAAAAAAAATTTTCTACGCAAATGACGAAAAACTTTTTATAGTTTATTTCTTAACTATGAAAGTAATTTAGAAATAGAAAAGGATAAAGTAATTTTTGAAAAACTCGACAGCTTAGATAATTTTTTCAGCGAAAATTCAAATTTTAATTCAAAAATATATTTTTTTTCTTTCATAAATTGATTGACTTGTGAACCCAGATACATTAAAGAAATGAAAAGAATTTGTAAATATAACTATTCAAATGAAATAACTAATGCAACTATAAAATGATTTTGCAAAAAGTACTAA